The following proteins come from a genomic window of Peromyscus eremicus unplaced genomic scaffold, PerEre_H2_v1 PerEre#2#unplaced_2525, whole genome shotgun sequence:
- the LOC131902121 gene encoding LOW QUALITY PROTEIN: paraneoplastic antigen-like protein 6B (The sequence of the model RefSeq protein was modified relative to this genomic sequence to represent the inferred CDS: substituted 1 base at 1 genomic stop codon), which yields MAVEMLQDWCRWMGVSARRGLLILGILEDCSEAEFQESLEAALWPMGHFIVLGKVFREEDNATAALVELDRKVNYALVPREILGTRGPXNVVFVPRCSTEELLGRVFHFLEQQGQTVDSVPGALGLELDRVCRLQSVSQAIQPWVETLQYQSLGVFSGRVQPAPGEEYFEAWLDHTTDMFQVWQRVPEREKRRRLLEGLRGTALYLVHGLLAENPARTAEDCLEALTRVFGDNESQATIRMKCLTAQQQSDEQLSAFVLRLEVLLQKAIQKGALERTSTDDIRLRQVLTRANLNEPLDEALRRLRMIGRSPTFLELLGLIRETEEWEARLVSNMEAQVENEAGDLAPAWADGRVNAKAEDENVEKEEDEVEEQAEDEVEEEIEDHNPDHGPVDPSQAGPEEPPGAPTPAQMGSTPRECPGGPGWVPSSLA from the coding sequence ATGGCGGTGGAGATGCTACAGGACTGGTGCAGGTGGATGGGTGTCAGCGCTCGTAGGGGCCTGCTTATCCTAGGCATCCTGGAGGACTGCAGTGAAGCTGAATTCCAAGAGTCCCTGGAGGCTGCCCTGTGGCCCATGGGCCACTTTATTGTGCTGGGCAAAGTATTTCGTGAAGAGGATAATGCCACTGCAGCCCTGGTTGAGCTTGACCGGAAAGTCAACTATGCTTTGGTCCCAAGGGAAATCCTAGGCACTCGGGGACCCTGAAACGTGGTCTTTGTGCCCCGTTGCTCCACCGAAGAGCTTCTTGGTCGTGTTTTTCACTTCTTGGAGCAACAGGGGCAGACGGTGGATAGTGTACCTGGAGCCCTGGGCCTGGAGCTGGACAGAGTATGCAGGCTCCAGTCAGTTAGTCAGGCAATCCAGCCCTGGGTGGAGACCTTGCAGTACCAGAGCTTGGGTGTGTTTTCTGGGAGGGTTCAGCCAGCCCCTGGGGAGGAATACTTTGAGGCCTGGCTAGACCACACCACTGACATGTTTCAGGTGTGGCAAAGGGTCccagaaagggagaagaggagacgATTGCTGGAGGGCTTGCGGGGGACTGCCCTGTACCTTGTACATGGGCTGTTAGCAGAGAATCCAGCAAGGACTGCAGAGGACTGCCTAGAGGCCCTGACCCGGGTATTTGGAGACAATGAATCTCAGGCCACCATCCGAATGAAGTGTCTGACTGCTCAACAGCAGTCAGATGAGCAGCTCTCTGCCTTTGTGTTGAGGCTAGAAGTCCTGCTGCAGAAAGCCATCCAGAAGGGGGCTCTAGAGAGAACCTCCACTGATGATATCCGCCTGAGGCAGGTGCTCACCAGGGCTAACCTGAATGAGCCTCTGGATGAAGCTCTGAGGAGGCTGAGAATGATCGGGAGATCTCCAACTTTCCTGGAGTTGTTGGGGCTCATAAGGGAGACTGAGGAATGGGAGGCAAGACTAGTCAGCAACATGGAAGCCCAGGTGGAGAATGAAGCTGGTGATCTGGCTCCTGCCTGGGCTGATGGCAGAGTCAATGCAAAGGCAGAAGATGagaatgtggagaaagaggaagatgaggtGGAGGAGCAGGCAGAGGATGAGGTTGAGGAGGAGATAGAAGACCATAACCCAGACCACGGCCCTGTGGACCCAAGCCAGGCAGGACCCGAAGAGCCGCCTGGGGCTCCCACTCCAGCCCAGATGGGCAGTACTCCTAGAGAGTGCCCAGGAGGGCCTGGCTGGGTGCCGAGCAGCCTTGCCTAG